From a region of the Candidatus Bathyarchaeia archaeon genome:
- a CDS encoding uroporphyrinogen decarboxylase family protein, which yields MPRNELSGLERVEASVNHEEGDRVPIIPLITYALARHVGHTVREFCHDAKKLFKAVSYGYERFGYDGIIAYADVYLFAQAAGLSLEFPEDGVPHPGNSPIKSIEDVEALSIPDVHRDGRLPTLLKAVELTCKKYGRKVAVYSGGQGPFSLAAEIRGLETFLKDLYVNRELAEKLIKFAAEYMIELGEALIKSGAHILHLGDSFAGPGLISPQNFSKWAVPMLKQVFYAWKKQGAITSLHICGNSSPIWHSIKEVKPDIFEVDHVINLSSAKSFFEGEVCLMGNVDPSWVLHRAPMEEVEVKTRACVASAAGGGGYILSSGCLIMPGFSYENFLTFMKAGRNYGKYPVKPQNNGKARL from the coding sequence TTGCCCAGAAATGAGCTTTCAGGGTTGGAGAGAGTGGAGGCCTCTGTAAACCATGAGGAGGGCGACCGAGTTCCCATTATCCCCCTCATCACATATGCCCTCGCGAGGCACGTAGGCCATACTGTACGCGAGTTCTGTCACGACGCCAAAAAACTTTTCAAAGCCGTATCCTACGGGTATGAGAGATTTGGTTACGATGGTATAATCGCTTACGCTGACGTATACCTTTTCGCCCAAGCTGCTGGTTTAAGCCTCGAATTCCCTGAAGACGGCGTTCCCCATCCTGGGAATTCTCCCATAAAGAGCATAGAGGATGTTGAGGCGCTTTCCATACCTGATGTTCATCGCGATGGCAGACTCCCAACTCTGTTGAAAGCCGTTGAATTGACATGTAAGAAGTATGGAAGAAAAGTCGCCGTATATTCGGGGGGACAAGGGCCGTTCTCCTTGGCCGCTGAAATCAGGGGTCTAGAAACCTTCCTCAAGGATCTCTACGTCAACCGAGAACTTGCGGAGAAGCTGATCAAGTTTGCGGCTGAATACATGATCGAGCTGGGGGAAGCCTTAATCAAATCCGGCGCCCACATCCTCCATTTAGGAGACTCCTTCGCAGGCCCAGGGTTGATCTCTCCGCAGAATTTCTCAAAATGGGCTGTTCCAATGTTAAAACAAGTCTTCTACGCGTGGAAAAAACAGGGCGCCATAACCTCCCTACATATCTGTGGAAACAGCTCGCCGATATGGCATTCCATTAAAGAGGTGAAGCCAGACATATTCGAGGTTGATCACGTGATCAACCTAAGCTCCGCCAAAAGCTTCTTCGAAGGCGAAGTTTGCTTGATGGGAAATGTAGATCCATCATGGGTTCTACATCGAGCGCCAATGGAAGAAGTAGAAGTTAAAACTCGAGCATGCGTCGCGAGTGCCGCTGGAGGCGGCGGATACATCCTCAGCTCAGGCTGCCTAATAATGCCTGGCTTTTCATATGAAAACTTTTTAACATTCATGAAAGCAGGTAGAAACTATGGAAAATACCCTGTTAAACCTCAAAATAATGGTAAAGCACGTTTATGA
- a CDS encoding UbiX family flavin prenyltransferase: MKWVIGFSGASGAIYGVSLLKFLSDNTDVETHLIITKHAEKIVKWEVGLERKDLEKLANYAYDEEDLDAPPTSGSFQANGMVIVPCSMKTLSCIAYGIASNLLIRAADVALKEKRRLILVPRETPLTYSHLKAMGSAAHSGAIILPAMPAFYHKPETITELVNFIVGKILDLMGIEHQLYRRWGVVAQK; this comes from the coding sequence ATGAAGTGGGTTATCGGGTTCTCAGGGGCCAGCGGAGCGATCTACGGTGTTAGCCTTCTTAAATTTTTAAGCGATAATACTGATGTTGAAACTCACCTCATCATCACCAAACACGCTGAAAAAATTGTAAAATGGGAGGTGGGATTGGAGAGAAAGGATTTGGAGAAGCTGGCGAATTACGCTTACGATGAAGAAGATTTGGATGCCCCCCCGACTAGTGGGTCCTTTCAGGCGAATGGAATGGTGATCGTTCCATGCAGCATGAAAACTCTGTCCTGCATAGCTTACGGGATCGCCTCGAATTTACTTATCAGAGCTGCCGACGTGGCTTTGAAAGAGAAAAGGAGGCTGATTCTGGTTCCAAGGGAGACGCCCCTCACCTACAGCCATTTAAAGGCCATGGGGTCCGCTGCCCACTCTGGGGCCATCATCCTCCCAGCTATGCCCGCCTTCTATCATAAACCTGAAACCATCACAGAACTGGTAAACTTCATAGTGGGGAAAATCTTGGATTTAATGGGCATAGAGCATCAGCTTTACAGGAGATGGGGCGTCGTTGCCCAGAAATGA
- a CDS encoding biotin/lipoate A/B protein ligase family protein, producing MRSDLMTETWRLIASESHRPERNLAVEEAVLQAVGLGSSPNTVCFYVNEMSLVLGRFQSALWEADPSTCRKYGIKILRRITGGGAVYHDYGNLNYSYIVKRPHRLLSHDVRSVKRRLQQPVIRVINGLGLHVDFDDRNGLTIRGKRLSGVACALKKGVFLLHGTLLVNAQVGVLTQALNLDRTRMASTQQRGAVSAVKPVTTLSRELRKPISMEEVKKMLKNAIVECFKIKLESGLLTTFEVTLSNKLLKEKYGRPEWNLKM from the coding sequence TTGCGGTCGGATTTAATGACTGAAACTTGGCGTCTCATCGCGTCTGAGAGCCATAGGCCAGAGAGAAACTTGGCCGTCGAAGAGGCTGTGCTCCAAGCCGTTGGGTTGGGTTCGTCGCCAAACACAGTTTGTTTCTACGTTAACGAAATGTCGCTGGTGTTAGGGCGGTTTCAATCCGCCTTATGGGAGGCGGACCCCTCCACATGTAGGAAATATGGGATAAAGATTTTGAGAAGGATCACCGGGGGAGGAGCCGTTTACCATGATTATGGAAACTTAAACTACTCCTACATTGTTAAGAGACCTCACCGCTTACTCTCCCATGATGTCCGCAGCGTAAAACGCCGCCTCCAACAGCCTGTCATTCGAGTGATCAACGGATTAGGCCTTCATGTCGATTTTGACGATCGAAACGGCTTAACCATTCGTGGGAAAAGGCTCTCAGGTGTGGCTTGCGCCTTAAAAAAAGGCGTCTTCCTCCTGCACGGGACCTTGCTCGTCAACGCCCAGGTAGGGGTATTAACTCAAGCCCTGAATCTCGATCGTACAAGAATGGCATCAACGCAGCAGAGGGGCGCGGTGAGCGCGGTGAAGCCGGTGACCACCTTGTCCCGCGAGTTGAGAAAACCCATATCCATGGAGGAAGTCAAAAAGATGTTAAAGAACGCCATCGTGGAATGTTTCAAAATTAAACTTGAAAGTGGGTTGTTGACCACTTTTGAGGTTACCCTCTCAAATAAGCTCCTTAAAGAGAAGTACGGTCGACCGGAATGGAATCTCAAGATGTAA
- a CDS encoding coenzyme F420-0:L-glutamate ligase, translated as MRVRVLSLKSAYWRPGTAYQRLVLDMIKDHVKDGDIVVISEKAIATALGNLADESKLKPGKLAYLLARLWIRFVWGYLLGAVSRMSLKNIQRLRYYPLEEGARHKQLCLRTVGLLHALKHWSEGGIDASNLPGSMVMIPLAEGNVVAKKLKEEIRRALRKRVMVMIVDSDKTFTFRNVHFASRRTDVKGIINIGPLAFILGRALKLRARSTPIAVSEKISVNLALNVAAVANKARGSGMGRTVWDASARFNVPVTQLTWEMLESNEHRPVTLVRLWPNPAEGGHGDGGAG; from the coding sequence ATGAGAGTCAGAGTTCTTTCCCTTAAATCAGCTTACTGGCGGCCTGGCACCGCTTACCAACGCCTTGTCTTGGACATGATTAAGGATCACGTGAAAGACGGAGATATCGTGGTGATATCTGAGAAGGCGATCGCTACGGCTTTAGGAAACCTCGCAGATGAATCCAAGTTGAAGCCGGGTAAGCTTGCATATCTTTTAGCGCGATTATGGATTCGGTTTGTGTGGGGCTACCTGCTCGGAGCCGTCTCAAGAATGAGCCTTAAAAACATACAGAGATTGAGATATTATCCATTGGAGGAAGGCGCCAGACATAAACAGCTTTGCTTGAGGACTGTTGGGTTATTACACGCTTTAAAACATTGGTCAGAGGGGGGGATCGACGCGTCAAACCTTCCAGGATCCATGGTTATGATCCCTCTGGCTGAGGGTAACGTGGTCGCCAAAAAATTGAAGGAGGAAATTCGACGAGCATTAAGGAAACGTGTGATGGTGATGATAGTGGATTCAGATAAAACCTTTACTTTCAGGAATGTTCATTTCGCTTCAAGGCGTACAGACGTGAAGGGCATTATAAACATAGGTCCGTTGGCGTTTATCTTAGGTAGGGCTTTAAAGCTACGTGCTCGGTCAACGCCGATAGCGGTCTCTGAGAAGATTTCAGTGAATCTTGCCCTAAATGTGGCCGCCGTCGCGAATAAAGCCCGAGGCTCGGGCATGGGTCGAACTGTGTGGGATGCCTCTGCGAGGTTTAATGTACCCGTGACGCAGTTAACGTGGGAGATGTTAGAGTCCAACGAGCATCGACCCGTCACGTTGGTCAGGTTATGGCCTAACCCCGCTGAGGGTGGCCACGGCGATGGAGGAGCAGGTTAA
- a CDS encoding triphosphoribosyl-dephospho-CoA synthase, whose protein sequence is MTGSKESSRFSINGKPLEAADYVATSMQLAMLLELSAYPKPGNVHRTRDHEDMRYENFLGTISALYMAFFKAAECGWRRTYEGRIGKLIFKGAERMLNWQSDGNTSLGTIILLTPLAVAAGRSLKNGGFKGFAKRFRAEVVNVCRRANFQDSLWLFKAIKLVRPGGLGKVQELDVHDPSALRRIGKERIPLNEIFYLSARYDSIALEWVTGFKITFEVGYPFYMEALQRHGDLNVAAVNTFLKILSEKPDTLIARKAGLNQAIDVSRDARKILEEGGASTSKGMSLLWSLDEKLRSRGHELNPGTTADLTCSSIAVATLSGVRP, encoded by the coding sequence TTGACGGGTTCCAAGGAATCCTCAAGGTTCTCGATTAACGGAAAACCACTCGAAGCGGCTGATTATGTGGCCACCTCGATGCAGCTGGCGATGTTGCTAGAATTAAGCGCATATCCGAAGCCTGGAAACGTTCATAGAACTCGAGACCACGAGGATATGCGATATGAGAATTTTCTAGGGACCATCTCCGCTCTTTACATGGCATTCTTTAAGGCCGCCGAATGTGGTTGGCGGAGAACATATGAAGGAAGAATTGGGAAACTGATTTTCAAGGGCGCTGAAAGGATGCTTAATTGGCAAAGCGATGGCAATACAAGCTTGGGCACGATAATTCTTCTTACACCATTGGCCGTAGCTGCTGGGAGGTCGCTGAAGAATGGGGGCTTCAAAGGCTTTGCAAAACGATTTAGAGCGGAGGTCGTTAATGTATGCAGACGCGCTAACTTTCAAGACTCCCTGTGGTTGTTTAAAGCCATTAAGCTCGTTAGGCCGGGCGGCCTGGGTAAGGTTCAGGAACTGGACGTTCACGACCCATCTGCTTTAAGAAGGATTGGAAAGGAAAGAATTCCCTTGAACGAAATTTTTTATCTGTCAGCTAGATACGATTCCATCGCCTTGGAATGGGTAACTGGCTTTAAGATCACCTTTGAAGTCGGATACCCATTTTACATGGAAGCCTTGCAACGACATGGGGATTTAAACGTTGCCGCGGTGAACACTTTTCTGAAAATTCTTTCCGAAAAACCAGACACACTTATCGCTAGGAAGGCTGGTTTAAACCAGGCCATTGATGTTAGTCGAGACGCTCGGAAAATCCTTGAGGAGGGAGGAGCATCTACATCCAAAGGTATGAGCCTTCTCTGGAGCCTAGATGAAAAGTTGAGAAGTCGAGGTCATGAATTAAATCCAGGAACGACCGCCGACTTAACCTGCTCCTCCATCGCCGTGGCCACCCTCAGCGGGGTTAGGCCATAA
- a CDS encoding DUF126 domain-containing protein, with translation MGVGEALVSSKAISFLGGVDPKTGTVVDETLDINGANVKGKVLVFPNSKGSTVGSYVIYALKRFGNHPVGFVNREADPVTVVGCAMAKIPLVDRLNQDPISNVKTGAKILVDGFQGILKVLD, from the coding sequence ATGGGGGTGGGGGAGGCCTTGGTCTCGTCAAAGGCCATTTCTTTTCTCGGAGGGGTAGACCCGAAAACGGGGACGGTGGTCGATGAAACCCTCGACATCAACGGCGCTAACGTTAAGGGAAAAGTTCTTGTCTTTCCTAACAGCAAGGGAAGCACCGTAGGCTCATATGTGATATATGCGCTTAAAAGGTTTGGAAATCATCCGGTGGGCTTCGTTAACAGGGAGGCAGACCCTGTGACTGTGGTTGGCTGCGCCATGGCTAAAATCCCCCTCGTCGATAGGTTAAACCAGGATCCGATAAGCAACGTGAAAACAGGGGCGAAGATTCTTGTTGACGGGTTCCAAGGAATCCTCAAGGTTCTCGATTAA
- a CDS encoding aconitase X catalytic domain-containing protein, whose protein sequence is MYLTKHEEKMLNGEYGEAKATAMRLLCALGEIYEAKRLIPVKSCHISGVSYKTIGDVGLDFLRQMVKEGASFAVKTTVNPCGIDLEDWEKIGFPNEFAKKQLEIVDCFRAMGALRSYSCTPYLIGNRPRPGEHVAWSESSAIAYANSILGARTNREGGPSALASAITGKTPYYGLHLPENRKPTHMVSVKCKVENDLEASLLGYTVGKNLGLATPYIGKIRLRQDFLKGLAASMASSSSISMFYVEGSYEAKYIGERELKGLEKLEVDDHALQKTFEELSTQREASTICLGCPHLSLNELKRISELATGRRGERKLLCFTSYQTFLKAEKNGLVRRIQKIGGTIVKDTCMVVSPLTDIGVESMETNSCKASYYAPLLSGVKVKLNSLEGIFSQIRGGD, encoded by the coding sequence CTGTATTTAACGAAGCATGAGGAGAAAATGCTCAACGGAGAGTACGGTGAGGCGAAGGCAACGGCCATGCGCCTCCTCTGCGCCCTCGGAGAAATATACGAGGCCAAAAGGCTTATTCCAGTGAAAAGCTGCCATATTTCAGGCGTCTCCTACAAGACCATTGGAGACGTTGGGCTGGATTTCTTAAGGCAAATGGTGAAGGAGGGGGCTTCATTCGCCGTTAAAACGACCGTCAACCCATGCGGCATCGACCTGGAGGATTGGGAGAAGATTGGCTTTCCAAACGAATTCGCGAAAAAGCAGCTGGAAATCGTAGATTGTTTTAGGGCCATGGGGGCGTTAAGGTCGTATTCCTGTACACCTTACTTGATAGGTAATCGACCGCGGCCAGGGGAGCATGTAGCGTGGTCTGAGTCCTCCGCCATAGCCTACGCTAACTCGATTCTAGGGGCGAGAACCAACAGGGAAGGCGGCCCCTCAGCCCTAGCCTCGGCGATCACCGGCAAGACCCCGTATTACGGGTTGCATCTGCCTGAAAACCGCAAGCCGACACATATGGTTTCCGTTAAATGTAAGGTGGAAAACGACTTAGAGGCCAGCCTCCTCGGCTACACGGTTGGTAAGAATTTAGGCCTAGCCACACCCTACATCGGCAAAATTCGTTTACGCCAGGATTTTCTCAAGGGTTTAGCCGCCTCCATGGCATCTTCAAGCTCCATATCCATGTTTTACGTAGAAGGTTCTTATGAGGCGAAATACATCGGCGAAAGGGAGTTAAAGGGATTGGAAAAGCTGGAGGTAGACGACCACGCCCTACAGAAAACCTTCGAGGAGCTTTCAACTCAGCGGGAAGCCTCCACCATCTGCCTAGGCTGCCCGCATCTAAGCCTAAACGAATTAAAGCGGATAAGCGAATTGGCTACTGGACGTAGGGGGGAGAGGAAGCTATTATGCTTCACGTCTTACCAGACTTTTCTGAAGGCTGAAAAGAATGGATTGGTGAGAAGGATTCAAAAGATCGGGGGAACGATCGTAAAGGACACATGCATGGTCGTGTCGCCTCTGACCGATATTGGAGTTGAATCCATGGAGACAAATTCCTGTAAAGCCTCCTACTACGCCCCCCTACTTTCAGGCGTAAAGGTAAAGCTCAATTCTTTGGAGGGAATTTTCAGCCAAATTCGAGGAGGCGATTAA
- a CDS encoding UbiD family decarboxylase, whose translation MGSLRDFLSKLELEGSLKTVENASTEFEIAHYLRKFDGGPAILFKPVKGFQNPVVGGILSSKGRIAASIETCEKELHQRILYALNNPTSPKIVDWVDEDRVISKPDLNRIPILRHFEKDGGKYITGGVVVAKTPEGEENVSIHRMMVLDKRHLAVRIVPRHLFRICEEAKKRGSLEIPVAVVIGSHPAILLAAASPAPYNVSEFDVANTLLKDGVKLSLTRRYSIPVPTESEIVFEGKILLDKLVNEGPFVDLTGTYDVSREQPVLELLEMNCKKDFMYQALLPSGSEHILLMGLPYEAMIYERVRSVVPGVHQVYLTPGGCGWLHARVSIEKQSEGDGKNAILAAFSAHPSLKHVIVVDSDIDVYSDKEVEWAVATRFQASRGLVIIEHARGSSLDPSSDQENLLTSKMGLDATMSMKKPRMKFERAKIPFKDW comes from the coding sequence ATGGGGTCTTTAAGGGATTTTCTGTCTAAACTCGAATTGGAGGGAAGCCTGAAAACGGTTGAAAACGCCTCAACGGAGTTTGAAATCGCGCATTATCTGAGAAAGTTTGACGGCGGTCCAGCTATTTTGTTTAAACCGGTTAAGGGGTTCCAAAACCCTGTTGTCGGAGGAATCTTGTCCTCGAAGGGAAGAATAGCGGCTTCTATCGAGACCTGCGAAAAAGAGCTTCATCAAAGAATTCTCTACGCTTTGAACAACCCCACCTCCCCAAAGATCGTGGATTGGGTCGATGAAGATAGAGTGATCTCTAAACCCGACCTCAACCGGATACCAATACTCAGACACTTTGAAAAAGACGGAGGTAAATACATTACTGGAGGCGTTGTGGTGGCTAAAACACCTGAGGGCGAGGAGAATGTATCCATCCACCGTATGATGGTGTTGGATAAGAGGCATCTCGCCGTAAGAATAGTGCCGAGGCATCTATTCAGAATCTGTGAGGAGGCGAAAAAGAGGGGGAGTCTTGAAATTCCTGTAGCCGTGGTCATTGGATCGCATCCAGCCATCCTCTTGGCCGCAGCCTCACCCGCACCCTACAACGTAAGTGAATTCGATGTAGCCAACACTCTTCTAAAAGATGGAGTAAAGTTATCCTTAACTAGACGGTACAGTATTCCAGTGCCTACGGAATCTGAAATCGTCTTTGAGGGCAAAATTCTCTTGGACAAACTTGTCAATGAAGGCCCCTTCGTAGACCTTACTGGAACGTACGATGTTAGCAGGGAACAGCCTGTTTTGGAGTTGCTGGAGATGAATTGTAAAAAAGATTTTATGTATCAAGCGTTACTTCCCTCGGGCTCAGAGCACATACTCCTCATGGGCTTGCCGTACGAGGCTATGATTTATGAGAGAGTGAGGAGCGTAGTTCCTGGAGTTCACCAAGTATACTTAACTCCTGGCGGCTGTGGATGGCTTCACGCGAGAGTGTCCATCGAGAAGCAAAGCGAAGGAGACGGTAAAAACGCTATCTTAGCGGCTTTTTCAGCGCATCCATCGTTAAAACACGTTATCGTGGTGGATTCAGACATAGATGTGTATTCGGATAAGGAGGTTGAGTGGGCTGTGGCGACGAGGTTTCAGGCGAGTCGAGGCCTTGTCATCATCGAGCATGCTAGGGGGTCCTCCCTAGATCCCTCCAGCGACCAGGAAAACCTATTGACGTCCAAGATGGGCCTCGACGCTACCATGTCTATGAAAAAGCCTAGGATGAAGTTTGAGAGGGCAAAAATTCCCTTTAAAGATTGGTGA
- a CDS encoding phosphopantetheine adenylyltransferase, giving the protein MKGKLSTVGMWVKMADWDSGSVFKKVAVGGTFDMLHKGHRKLLEVAFTAGSYVLIGLSSDSFVRKLHKPHKVGSYRARLEALLKFLRAQGWVDRAKIIPIEDRFGVAASDPELEAIVVSVEKRDVAKEINDRRVEIGLKPLNVLSVDMVMASDNRPISTTRIRRGLINREGKLIKRLKDD; this is encoded by the coding sequence TTGAAAGGTAAGTTATCTACCGTCGGGATGTGGGTAAAAATGGCGGATTGGGACTCCGGTAGTGTTTTCAAGAAGGTCGCGGTGGGCGGGACCTTCGACATGCTTCATAAAGGGCATAGAAAGTTGCTTGAGGTGGCTTTTACAGCGGGCTCTTATGTTCTAATCGGGCTGAGTAGTGATTCCTTTGTGAGAAAGCTTCATAAACCTCACAAGGTGGGTTCGTATAGGGCCCGTCTTGAAGCGCTCTTGAAATTCCTTAGGGCTCAAGGATGGGTTGACAGGGCAAAGATCATACCTATAGAGGATCGCTTCGGAGTGGCAGCCTCCGATCCAGAGCTTGAGGCGATTGTCGTGAGTGTTGAGAAAAGAGATGTCGCAAAGGAAATAAACGATCGAAGGGTGGAGATTGGCCTCAAACCGTTAAATGTTTTATCTGTGGACATGGTGATGGCGTCGGACAATCGACCCATTTCGACAACGAGGATTCGAAGGGGTCTTATAAATAGGGAAGGTAAGCTGATTAAACGTTTAAAAGATGACTAG
- a CDS encoding Lrp/AsnC ligand binding domain-containing protein — protein sequence MVSLIKAFILMTFVGGTGEHLDWFKQTKEKLLKCKGITEVYGVFGRWDIIAIAEAESVEELRNLVTDKIRSMPGVQTSETLLVIF from the coding sequence GTGGTTTCATTGATTAAAGCCTTCATCCTCATGACGTTTGTAGGGGGCACAGGAGAGCATTTGGACTGGTTTAAGCAAACCAAAGAGAAGCTACTTAAATGTAAGGGCATCACAGAGGTCTACGGGGTTTTCGGTCGATGGGACATCATCGCCATCGCTGAAGCGGAGAGCGTTGAGGAATTGAGGAACCTAGTCACAGATAAAATCAGGTCAATGCCCGGGGTTCAAACCAGCGAAACCCTTCTAGTCATCTTTTAA